The nucleotide sequence TGCCAAAGGGGCTGGTCCACAGCATAAAGAGGCTTTCTCAACTTCTCGATCGCTTTTTCTCTATTTACTTCTAAAATTTTTGTAATCTCTTTGTCTGCTTCAATATCCTTCGTGCTGAAGACCGCAGAATGAAGAAGCTTCTTACTTTCCCCGTCCACTTCAATCTCCAGCACGCCAATGTGCTCGCCATAGTTCCCTGCGCTCACGATGAATGTTTCATTCACAATTTTCGCTTCAGAAAACAGCTGGTGGTCATGAGAAGAAACGATAACATCAATGCCATCAATTTCTTTAGCGAGATCGAGGTCTGCCACCGTTCCAACATGGTTAAGCAGGATGCACAAATCATAGTTCCCGCGGTTTTTTTCCATTTCATTTGCTATCGCAATAATATAATTCTCATTATGTACGCCTAGTCCTTCGTTAAATGCGCCAAGATCAGGCGATGCACCTGTAATCAAGATTCGCAGTCCGTTTTTATGTAAAATAACACTTTGATGAACACCCTGAATTTTTGTCGTATCCCTTCTAAAAAGATTGTTGCTAATAAACGGAACGGAGCTTTTCGTAGCCATATGCTGAAGTGTATCCACACCGTTAAACATCTCGTTATTGCCCACGGTTATCGCGTCATAGCCAACAGCCTCTAATAATTCAACAGCTGCAATCCCTCTTGTCCCCTGCAATTCAATACTTTTAAAATCCGCAAAATCCCCAGCTTCAAGCAGAAGGGTATGCTCGTCTTTATGCTGCTTAATAAGAGTTACGGCTTTTGCAAAGTTATCGAAATTACTGTGCAGATCGTTCGTATGTATGATTTTAAGTTTCATTGTTTTTCTGTTCCCCCAAAATGTGAAATGGATCGTTCTCCCTTTACAAATAATGGTATCATAAAAGATATAGATTTGTTCATAAAAATAGGCGGAGGAACTGAATGTCATATCAAGATAAAAACTTAACCATTCGGCCCATTACTGAAAAAGATCTTCCCAAGCTATGGGAACTCATTTATAAAGAGGAAGCACCAGAATGGAAAAAGTGGGACGCTCCTTACTTTGAGCACAAGCGCGTGCCATATGATGAGTTCATGTGGAACAAAGAGCACTACGTGAACCAAGACAAACGATGGGCTATTAAAGTAAACGGCGAACTCATAGGAACTGTAAGTTATTATTGGGAGCACGAACCTTCCAAATGGCTAGAGATGGGAATCGGCATTTACAACCCGCATTTCTGGAGCGGAGGTTACAGAACAAGGGCTATCCGTTTATGGATCAGCCATTTGTTTAACACGATGCCAATAGTGCGTGTCGGTTATACCACTTGGTCAGGCAACGAACGCATGATTAAAGTGGGCGAAAAGTTAGGCATGACGATGGAAGGCAGGATGAGAAAGTGCCGGTATTACAACGGAGAATACTATGACTCCATCAGGATGGGTATCCTTCGGGAAGAGTGGGAATCAACTGATTCATGGGGGTAAAAATATGGAGATTTTTTTAGTGCTTTCCGGATTTTTCTTGTTATTTGCGATTATCCATTATGCCGTAAGAACGGGGATTGATGATTCAAAAAAGGTGAAAATTATACGGAAAGAGTTGTCAGAGATTAAAAAGCAGCTTGCCATTTTAGAAGAAAATAAGAAAAATAGCATTTAGCGTAAGATAGCACAAAAATAGTTGAAGAATCAGTTCGTAAAACGGCTCTTCACTTATACGTCATTGGTATAACACGTAATAATTCCGGAAATTTAGGAGATAATTCCGCGAATTACGAACTTAATTCCGCGAGTTCTTGGCTTAATCCCGCGAGTTTTCACTATAATTCCGCAAGTCTAATATTTAGCCATCCTCGGACTACAGTTTAATAGTAAAAAATAGCTTGGACGATATCTCCAAGCTATTTTTGTTGTTCAGCTATTCTATTCTCATTTTCACTGCTCTTGTCGCAATAAACGTTTTAATATATGAATCTAGCATCCTATGACCCCCAAAGTCATCTTCATACAAACCGGTAATAACAAATCCCACGTCTATCTGGCCTTGGATCTGGTCTTCAAGTGTATGGCTGAACTCAATTGTTTCATTGGACTGTCTGTATGCTAGTATCTCCGCTTCGGTTAAATGAGAGATGCTTGAAGACGGAACAGAGTGCCTCACTTCCAAATTCCCTTGCATCTCTTGCTCATCGTCAAAAATGAACAGAAGTGGATTTACAAAACCAGCGATCAGAACGCCACCCTCTTTTAAAACACGAGTCGCCTCTTTCCACAGTGGTTTGACGTCTTCAATAAATAAATTGGATACAGGGTGGATAATCATATCAAACTGTTCATCTGCAAAACAAGACAAATCTGTCATATTGCCCTGGACAGTCGTAAACTTCAATCCATCGCGTTTTGCTACAAACTCATCTTGCTCTAACTGTTTAATCGATAAATCCATAACGGTCACATCTGCTCCTGCTGCAGCAAGAACCGGCGCCTGCTGACCACCTCCAGAAGCTAAACATAGAATTTTCACACCTTCTAATTCGTTAGGAAACCAATTTTTAGGAACACTCTTTTCGGTTGTGACTGAAATCTGCCAATCTCCTGATTTACTTTGTTGAATAACCTCTTCACTCACACACTTCGTATAAACAGCTCCGTTCTCCACTTTCTTATCCCACGCCTGGCTGTTTTGTTTAATAACATCCATCATATTAATTCCCCTCTAATAACCTTTTATCGTTTTGTGCTCTTAATAATTAATGTCGTTGGTACGGCTTCCGCTTTTTCGCAGGAATACCAGGAGTTTGTAAATTTTTCGCGATCACTTTCTGGCAAGACCACTTCTTCAACCACTCTTTCAATTGTAAAACCGATCTTAATCAGTGCGTTTATATATGTACTAACTTTAAACTGCTGCATGATAGCGGTCGACTGCCAAGCTTCATGATCGTAAGGCCCTTCTTCATGGTAGGACTTTTCAAAAAGCAGATTCCCATCCACACGATTAATACGGCTGTACATCGGGTGTTCCCAACTAAAAACAAAGGTTCCCCCCGGTTTAAGATAAGTATGTATGTTGGTTAAGGTTTGCTCCAAGTTAGTTGTCCATCCTAATGCATAAATGGAATAAACAAGATCAAAATGATTTTTAGGAATTCCAGGATTGTTCTCCATAGGTGATTCAAATAATTTTACTTCAGCAGCGGTATCTTTCAGTACATTTTGAGCTGCATTAATTTGTTGTGGGGTTAAATCTAAACCCCAAACCTCAGCCGCTCCCATTTCATCCATGTACTTAAGAGAGTGACCGCTCCCGCACCCAATATCTAAGACGTTTAATCCATGAAGATCTCCCAGCAAGTTTAATTCGTCTTCAAGCGGTGCAAAAGGTCCATACTCTGGTAAGGCAGTCCTACCAAAAAATCGCTCTGCTGCCACTTCCCAGCTTTTTTTGTTAATTGATATAGTCTCAAGATTCATTGTATAACCCCCATTTATATCTACAAATTGATTTCCATACATCTGTCGATTTCCCTGCAAAGAAATTTTTGAGCGTGGGTGCTTGGCAGTGCGCGAGTCGAGATTTGTAGAAAAGCCTATATTTCTCTTTTTAGACTTAATTGAGACCACTTTAGACTTAATAGGAGTCGGTTACTTAATTGAGACTTAATCCACTCATCACACCTCTTAAATCACACATAACAAAAACGCCTGATCCACTTCGCATCAGGCGCTTAACATTTTTAACACTATGTAAGGATCAGATCACGACTTCTTAGGCGTTCTCGTTCCTTTTCTGCTGTTCGATTCATTAAAACACTTCGGTAATGTGCGGCTCGATGGAGTTTGCCTCGTAAGGCTGCGCGGGTACTTTCGATGGGTAGATCTATACCGTTAGAAAAAATCACTCTAACATTTTTGTGGTCAATGGATTCAATGTCCTCGATGTGGGGCTGTGATAGCCAGATGCAGGAATCTTTTCGTGGTGATTGCGTGGGAAAGAAAAAAATATCAAGTTTGGTGTCAATCATAATTGGAGCAAAACACATTCTTCCCATATTGATGCGTGCAGCCTCTTTCTTCCCATCATACGTACTGCCGTAATACGGACAAGTATCTTTAATGATTCGGAAAGGCTTTTTTTCAACGAGGATGATCGCATCTTTTTCATAAACTTCTGCACAAACGGCTCCCCACTGATTAATAAAAGGATAGATGGCCATGGTGTCACTTTTAATAAAATACTCCTCAACCTTATCGTGCACAATTTTGTACTTCATTCAAAACCTCCTAAAATCTTTTAATTCCCCAATAACCTTAATCCTCCATAGTACAAATTTCCCTAGGATTTGTACTATATAGTAATATTTTACCATTTAATAAAACACGTATCTACATATTTCATCAAAAATTATCAAAATATTTAGTTTATTTAGTGTGTATTCATTTTACTCATTTGCTTTCCGTTAAATGTCCATGCTCGCTATTTAAATGTTGAATACTAAATAAAAAAAGCCAGTGAATAATAATTATTCACTGACATGCATCATTTCCGCATTATTTTCTGAATAGTAAGGTTCATTGATTTTGGTAAATAGATGGGCAAAGCATAAGCCGATCGCACTAAAAAGCAGCGTAACAATTAAAGTCGTTATGCCTGGATTTTCATTAACCGTTTGCCATAAAGGTGTATGTTGCCAGTTCGTTAAAGAATCCAGTTCACGACCCCTCATTTCATAAAGAAGAGCCCAGGTTTGATAAACTTTAGCTAAAATAAATCCGATAACCGCACCAGTGGTAAAGCCTAAAAAATAAGCGAGTTCCAGCTTTCTAAGATTCTCCATTGATTCAAACCACCCTTCTTTTCACCCCTATCCTTACAATACTTTTCTTTTAGATAAATCATTCCATAAAAAAAGAGGCACTACCCTTAAATGGGGCTGCCATCTTTTATCATTAATGCTATTAGGTTTTGTTTTAGATGATTGTATTGTAAGGTATTCGTATCACAGAAGGCTTCTTCCCTGGTGGATGGAAGATTTTCATAAAGAATGGGAGATTCAAACTGTGAGTGTGTAAAGTCATATCTACTTCCCTCAATTAAATTGTAGAAATGCCAACCATCCTTAAGTGGTGTTTTCACAATATCTCCTTTTAGCAGATCTTGAACCACAAGCGCAGTTACCCCGCATTGTCCTCTTGCTGGATTCTCTTTCGTCCATTTGGAGCTTGTCTCGATGGACCATGCTTTAAGCAAATGATTCTTTATCGTTTGAATCCTTTCATCTAGCAACATTTATTCCTCCAAACGAAAAATGCTCTTTCCTAAAAGATTGAAGCGAAAATCAACACTTCCATGAGCAATAAGGGTTAAGTAACAAGCCTATTGAACCGTTATGTTTCAACTTTTGTCTCAGTTCCAGAGGTATCCTTAAAGCATCTCTTTTACTGATTTTTTGAGTAAATTCCCTTGTGATATCTTTATCAATGATAACCACTTCATCTTCACAATCATCTTCACAATCAATGCCTACGATTGATCCATTGCTATTCGCGAACTCTTCTCTCCAGCGAATCGGGAATCTTTATTTTACTATAATGCGATGCAGGATTGAAGTCTTTAAAGATGTAATTTTTTAATTGTTTGTTAATAACATCCATGGATGCTCTTTTAAGCTTCAATACGCCTCAAGTCTTATTCAAATTACATCTGGAGAAACTGTCTGCCTCTTCATTTAATGTTTAAACTAATCACATAAAGACATTATGAACGGAGATATACGTTATGACAGACACTTTTAGCAGAAAACAACTCACACTCGAACTATTACTTCACATCACACTAACGTCATTAACTCTTGTAACATTGTTTAAGTTGCTGCCGACCATTCAGCCAACCTTTAAATTAATCGGCATCGGACTTGCGATCGTCATCGTAACTCTTGACTTGCTCTTTTTATGTAAACGCAATCTGAATTCTTTAAAAATCACTCGCTTGATCGCACTCTATTTCTTTGCTGTCAGCATGATCGTGTTTACGATCTTTTACGCGACAAAACTGTTGGTGTTAACCGACATGTACGGATTTGAAAACTTATTAAGAATTCATGAGTCTACTGCAAGATTCATCTATTTGGCCATTTGTTTCGCGCAGCCTATCATCCTGCCTCTGCCTGAAGTGGTAACAGTTGCGGCGGCCAGTGCTGTCTTTGGACCGTTCACAGCGATTTCCTTAGGATTTCTTGGTACACTTGCTGGAATCATAACGATGTTTTTCATCGCAAGGTTTGGCGGGCGGCGAATTATTTCAAGGTTTGTAAAAGATGAACATCTCGCTAAATACCAATGTTATGTACAAAAAAATGAAGTCCTCTTTTTAGCGATTATGTTCATTATTCCGATTTTACCGGACGAAATCATCTGTATTGGAGCTGGACTTGGAGGAGTTACGTTTCGGCGGTTCCTTATAATTGCAGCACTATCGAAGCTTTTTACCTCAACGATCTTTGCTTACTCTGTTGAACTGGCGAAGATTTTCTCTATATCAACAACTGAACTGATGGTGTATGCTTCCATTATTGCGGGGGCTGCATTTATCATAACAACGTTAATGAAGAAGAGTGTGAGGCAGAAGGAGGAAGAATAATAAGAAAAGCTGCTCCAAAAGAACAATAACAATTTGTTCACTATGAAAGCAGCTCCGTTTTCATTCAAGTTTTGTGCTATTTGTTTATAATCCCAGTTTTCGATCTAGTTCATACTTCTGACGCAGATGATGACGAAAATGCATCCCTACAAGAGCAAACCACTCCTGTGCATTTAGCCATCCAAAGCCCCCATGCTTATCTTTGTAATTAGGGTGTATATCATCTACTTTTAATTTTAATAGTTCCATTCTTTTCATTAGTTGGTTGAGCTCGAGCATAATGTCATCTTTATCTTTTGTATTGTCAGGTGGGGTATCAAGATCCGCCGGTAATTTGATTTTAATTGGCGGGAAACAACCAATATTAAATAAATATTCTCCAAACTCCGTCTTACCCTGCTGTTGTTCTCCAACAGCTCTTGCACAAGCTTCAACGCTATCCAGATACTCATGAGCTACGACAATTAAATGGTCGTACATTTGTCCGATAGACCAGACCCCTTGCTCAGGTATATGTCTGAGTTGCGCGAGTGAATACTTTTGTAAAAAGCTTTTGTATGTGTCTATCAACTTTAGATCACTCATATTACTTATCATTCTTAAAGTAATGAACAGGACGGATTTCGATGCGCCAGCCAAACTCTTCCCCTCTGCTGATTTGTGTTGTCGGATGAAGAGAAGCTAGCCGGATCGCCTCGTCCATGTTTTCTGCTTCAAAAATGAATATGCTGCCGATTTTCTCTTCTGCTTCTGTAAAAGGACCATCGGTTACGATAACCTCACCGTCCGCACGGCGTAAGCTTTTCGTCTCTGACTCCAGACCTGCATCAAGCAGCACCTTACCGCTTTCATAAAAATTTTCAACGACGGGTTGGCACTCACTCATAACGGCCTCAATCTCTGCCCTTGGGCGTGCATCCATTTTTTCAGGGCTGAAATACCCCATACACAAAAATATCATTATCCTCTCTCCTAGATCACTCAAATTTTTTGGATCTATTCATACAACGATTAACAAAACTTTCGTGCCTTTCTTCAATGGATTTCCCCTTCTTTTTGTTTAAAAAACCTCGTTACCTTTTGAACAGTCACATCTTTTTGTGAAGCGTTATCATAAGGGCCTTTCCTCATTCATGATGGAAGTAACAATGTGCAAAGAATCCCATTCTCCACTTGACAACTTGATAATGGGAAATTTTTTAGGGAATAGCTTCTGACGGATCGCTTCTGGTGTATCCCCTTGTTTTTGTAAAGTTAACACTTCATGTTGAATACTTACTAAATAGTCTCTTTTTCGTTCTAGAGCTGCTCGTCCATCGCTTAATAAACCCGCATGACTGCAAAAAACATCCTGAAAATCGTATGTTAATACCCGTTCTAATGACCGAATAATGTCAGGTATGCTTTCTTCTTCTAAAGCAACTTTTGTTCGTTCACTGACAAACAAATCACCCGTGAACAGTTGGCCTGTTTGATGATTTAGGAAAGCATTGTGATCGTGAGCATGCCCTGGGGTAGGGATCACTTCCCACGTTGCATTTCTCGATTGAAACGTTGCAGGCATTGCTTCCGCATGAAACGGCTTCCTTTTTCCCCAAAAGAACTTCCTGTACAACGGATAATCTGCTCGCTGTGAGCAATAGTCGATTGTCTTTTCATCTAAGAAAAGCGGCACTTTCTTCGTTCTTTCTATATAAGCGGCACAACCTGTATGGTCTTCGTGAAAGTGAGTCATCATGACTTGATCGAAATCCGCTGTATCAATAAAGGGTTCAAAATAGTTATGTAAGGATTGAGCTCCTGTATCAATTAATACGCCATCTACTAAATAACTATAAACGTTTAACGCAACCCCTTGAAACATTAACTCTCCATTTACATAAGCAACCCCGTTCTTTTCACCCGAATGGGATTTCTTTTTTACAAACATCGCTTGCCTCCCCATATCTTCTGACCCAAAGTTCTTATAGTTAATAGATGGCCAGTTCTTGATAATCACTGCATCTTAAGTTCAATAAAAAAACCACTTCTCCTTCTCTGAGAAATGGAATATAGAATGAATTCGTTATAAAAGGCTGTTTTCGTAAACTTTGTTGCTCTTGAAAGTGGTTGATTTCCGTTTCAGATGCTCGCTTTCCGCGGGGCAGGCGGTGAGCCACATTCGTACGTTTCACTCTTAAGTGTCTCACCAGCCCGCCTGTCCCGCAGGAGTCTCACATCCTACACTCCAATCAACTATCTTAGAAGACAATATGTGAAAGCAACAATCTTTTAGAAAAGAGCGTTATAAAAAAAACCAAAAAATATATGCTATTCTTCCTATAAAAAAAACCTCAAATCTGACTGACGATAAAAAATAAAAATTTATTGTAATTCAATAAATAATTATTTATAATCAAATAAAATAATGAAAATAGCGAGGTGCTTTTTATGAAAAATGGTTCAACATTCTTCTTGAAGATATCTGTTTTTCTTTTAGGAATTCCCGTTCTGGGTTTGTGTTTATTTTTGTTACCCCAACTAGCTATTAAAGCAACGGAAGAAGCACAAAAGGGATCAGAGTTGGCATATGTAGTTTTCGGCATCTTATTTGTTGTCTATGCGTCGACAATTCCTTTTTACTTCGCTCTCTATCAGGCTTTTAAGCTTTTACAGTATATTGACAAGAATAAGGCGTTCTCTGACTTATCCGTTAGAGCTTTAAAGAAAATAAAAAACTGTGCGCTCACAATCAGCGGTCTTTATGTTGTTGCCTTACCATTGGTTTTTATCGTTGCAGAGTGGGATGATGCACCAGGTCTCGTATTAGTTGGTATGGCCTTTATTGGGGCATCCATTGTTATAGCAGTATTCGCTGCCGTTCTCCAAAGGCTTTTAAAAGAAGCAATTGATCTAAAATCTGAAAATGATCTAACGGTCTGAGGTGACGGATATGGCTATTATTATTAACATTGATGTGATGTTGGCTAAAAGAAAAATGAGTGTAACAGAACTCTCAGAAAGGGTCGGAATAA is from Fictibacillus sp. b24 and encodes:
- a CDS encoding YunG family protein, whose amino-acid sequence is MLLDERIQTIKNHLLKAWSIETSSKWTKENPARGQCGVTALVVQDLLKGDIVKTPLKDGWHFYNLIEGSRYDFTHSQFESPILYENLPSTREEAFCDTNTLQYNHLKQNLIALMIKDGSPI
- a CDS encoding class I SAM-dependent methyltransferase, translating into MDVIKQNSQAWDKKVENGAVYTKCVSEEVIQQSKSGDWQISVTTEKSVPKNWFPNELEGVKILCLASGGGQQAPVLAAAGADVTVMDLSIKQLEQDEFVAKRDGLKFTTVQGNMTDLSCFADEQFDMIIHPVSNLFIEDVKPLWKEATRVLKEGGVLIAGFVNPLLFIFDDEQEMQGNLEVRHSVPSSSISHLTEAEILAYRQSNETIEFSHTLEDQIQGQIDVGFVITGLYEDDFGGHRMLDSYIKTFIATRAVKMRIE
- a CDS encoding TVP38/TMEM64 family protein, translated to MTDTFSRKQLTLELLLHITLTSLTLVTLFKLLPTIQPTFKLIGIGLAIVIVTLDLLFLCKRNLNSLKITRLIALYFFAVSMIVFTIFYATKLLVLTDMYGFENLLRIHESTARFIYLAICFAQPIILPLPEVVTVAAASAVFGPFTAISLGFLGTLAGIITMFFIARFGGRRIISRFVKDEHLAKYQCYVQKNEVLFLAIMFIIPILPDEIICIGAGLGGVTFRRFLIIAALSKLFTSTIFAYSVELAKIFSISTTELMVYASIIAGAAFIITTLMKKSVRQKEEE
- a CDS encoding DinB family protein, with the translated sequence MIDTYKSFLQKYSLAQLRHIPEQGVWSIGQMYDHLIVVAHEYLDSVEACARAVGEQQQGKTEFGEYLFNIGCFPPIKIKLPADLDTPPDNTKDKDDIMLELNQLMKRMELLKLKVDDIHPNYKDKHGGFGWLNAQEWFALVGMHFRHHLRQKYELDRKLGL
- a CDS encoding YciI family protein, producing MIFLCMGYFSPEKMDARPRAEIEAVMSECQPVVENFYESGKVLLDAGLESETKSLRRADGEVIVTDGPFTEAEEKIGSIFIFEAENMDEAIRLASLHPTTQISRGEEFGWRIEIRPVHYFKNDK
- a CDS encoding competence protein ComK, encoding MKYKIVHDKVEEYFIKSDTMAIYPFINQWGAVCAEVYEKDAIILVEKKPFRIIKDTCPYYGSTYDGKKEAARINMGRMCFAPIMIDTKLDIFFFPTQSPRKDSCIWLSQPHIEDIESIDHKNVRVIFSNGIDLPIESTRAALRGKLHRAAHYRSVLMNRTAEKERERLRSRDLILT
- a CDS encoding class I SAM-dependent methyltransferase, coding for MNLETISINKKSWEVAAERFFGRTALPEYGPFAPLEDELNLLGDLHGLNVLDIGCGSGHSLKYMDEMGAAEVWGLDLTPQQINAAQNVLKDTAAEVKLFESPMENNPGIPKNHFDLVYSIYALGWTTNLEQTLTNIHTYLKPGGTFVFSWEHPMYSRINRVDGNLLFEKSYHEEGPYDHEAWQSTAIMQQFKVSTYINALIKIGFTIERVVEEVVLPESDREKFTNSWYSCEKAEAVPTTLIIKSTKR
- a CDS encoding DUF2975 domain-containing protein encodes the protein MKNGSTFFLKISVFLLGIPVLGLCLFLLPQLAIKATEEAQKGSELAYVVFGILFVVYASTIPFYFALYQAFKLLQYIDKNKAFSDLSVRALKKIKNCALTISGLYVVALPLVFIVAEWDDAPGLVLVGMAFIGASIVIAVFAAVLQRLLKEAIDLKSENDLTV
- a CDS encoding bifunctional metallophosphatase/5'-nucleotidase, yielding MKLKIIHTNDLHSNFDNFAKAVTLIKQHKDEHTLLLEAGDFADFKSIELQGTRGIAAVELLEAVGYDAITVGNNEMFNGVDTLQHMATKSSVPFISNNLFRRDTTKIQGVHQSVILHKNGLRILITGASPDLGAFNEGLGVHNENYIIAIANEMEKNRGNYDLCILLNHVGTVADLDLAKEIDGIDVIVSSHDHQLFSEAKIVNETFIVSAGNYGEHIGVLEIEVDGESKKLLHSAVFSTKDIEADKEITKILEVNREKAIEKLRKPLYAVDQPLWHDVIAENPITNLIADGLKDMMNTDLGLINSGIVNAGVFQYVSDKKLIEVCPSPLNPTSFEIQGKYIWMAIQQSLDVQHCLLDGRGPGFRGKYVGGLHVSGATVVHDSGRVLEIKLGDTPLEEEKWYTVATSDYLQRGSGYPSLANNKNEFYRPEEIKEVIKIYANKQEFVQRAFVTRLTEHQQSVEVGNLDDNFTTY
- a CDS encoding MBL fold metallo-hydrolase produces the protein MFVKKKSHSGEKNGVAYVNGELMFQGVALNVYSYLVDGVLIDTGAQSLHNYFEPFIDTADFDQVMMTHFHEDHTGCAAYIERTKKVPLFLDEKTIDYCSQRADYPLYRKFFWGKRKPFHAEAMPATFQSRNATWEVIPTPGHAHDHNAFLNHQTGQLFTGDLFVSERTKVALEEESIPDIIRSLERVLTYDFQDVFCSHAGLLSDGRAALERKRDYLVSIQHEVLTLQKQGDTPEAIRQKLFPKKFPIIKLSSGEWDSLHIVTSIMNEERPL
- a CDS encoding GNAT family N-acetyltransferase, which encodes MSYQDKNLTIRPITEKDLPKLWELIYKEEAPEWKKWDAPYFEHKRVPYDEFMWNKEHYVNQDKRWAIKVNGELIGTVSYYWEHEPSKWLEMGIGIYNPHFWSGGYRTRAIRLWISHLFNTMPIVRVGYTTWSGNERMIKVGEKLGMTMEGRMRKCRYYNGEYYDSIRMGILREEWESTDSWG